Below is a window of Jonesiaceae bacterium BS-20 DNA.
CGGAACCGCGATCGTTGTTGCTGGCGTCCTTGCATCGTTGTGGCCTATCACCTCAATTGGCGCTACCTTGGTTGGGGTCGCGGTTGTCTGGCACGGCATCAACTTGTTTAAAAAGGTACGCGGGGCGCTTGGCTCTCGGTTCGCTTTCACCGTGCGGTATTACATTGCCGCCGCAATCTTCTTGCCCCTAGGCGCAATCCTTGGAACGTTACTTTCCCACGGTTTTGCTGATCCAACGCACGCCCAGGTCAAGCTTTCCCACGCTCTGCTCAATATCTTGGGTTGGATGGGCCTAACAGTGCTGGGAACATTGGTCACCTTATGGCCCACGATGCTTCGCACCAAGATGCTAGATTCCGCCATCACCGCATCCCAGCGAGCACTTCCCCTCCTAGTTGTTTCGGTTCTGATCGCAGGGGCAGCTGCAATTCTTGGTTCGTTATGGATTGCTGCTCTTGGACTGGCCGGTTACCTCGGAGGTCTGCTGGCGCTGATCATTCCTTTTGCCCAAACCGCAAAGGTAAAGCCACCGCGAACATACGCCACACTTTCTGCGGGCATGGGAATGCTCTGGTTTGCAGGCAGTTTGGCTTACCTGCTCGCAGGACTTATTGTTGGTGCGATTCAAGGGAACTCTTGGGAAATTGCTGAGTCTTACTTTGCGTGGATCGCTCCGTACTTAGCAGCTGGATTTGGTGCCCAGATCCTTCTTGGCGCCCTGTCTTACCTCCTGCCGGTTTCGGTTTCCTCTGGTCCCGCATCCGTTCGTGCCGCCAACAAGGCCATGGATAAGGGTGCGTCTTTCAGGATCGTTGCGGCCAACGGCGCGCTCATTATCTGCCTGTTGCCGGTGCCGTCACTGGTACGAGTTCTTGCGTCCGTTCTGTACCTGGCAGTCATGGCCAGCTTTATTGTGCTCATCTTTTTCACCAGTAAGGCTGCTCGCATAGCTAAGCAAGAGGTAGCCGCGTCTGGCCCAGCAGTTGTTGGTATTGGCCCGGATGGTAAGCGTCTTCCCCGTCCCAAGGTGGATGACCGCCCGAAGGGGCAGCGTGCCGGCCAAGCCATGATGGGCGGCGTTGCAGTTGTGCTGACAGTCGTTCTGGGCGCCGCACTTGATCCTTCGGCGCTTGGTTCAACCGCTCTTGGGATGGTCAACAACTCTGGCCAAGGCACAGTAGCTGGTGGCGCCTCCCCAACGCAGGTAGCCCCCAATGGCAAGACCGAGACCGTAGCAGTCGAGGCTCGGGACATGAAGTTCTTCCCAAACTCAATCGAAGTTGAGCCCGGGACCGCCCTCATGATCGAACTCACCAACACGGACAAGGCAGATGTCCACGACCTTGTCCTAGCGAACGGTGTGAAGTCCGGGCGGCTCGCCCCCGGGGCATCAGCCACAATGGAAATCGGTGTTATCTCAGCCAATCTTGAGGGCTGGTGTTCAATTATTGGTCACCGCCAGATGGGTATGACCCTAGACATCACCGTGACCGGTGACGACGGTGATGGATCTGGATCTTCCGAACCGCCCACCATGGACCACACTGCTGGCATGCGCCCGGACGGATCGGCAGCCGATGATCTCGATTTCATGGCCCCAGCTGCCGCCGACTTTGAGGCCTACGACCCAGCCCTGCCAAAATTGCCACCACGCAACGCCGATGGCAGCCCCACAGTCCACAAAGAAACATTTGAAATCATCGAAAAGGAGATGGAAGTAGCCCCCGGGGTCACCCAGATGCTTTGGACCTTCAACGGCATTGTGCCGGGCCCTCGCCTACACGGCCGCGTAGGAGATATCTTCGAAATCACCTTGGTCAACAATGGCTCGATGGGCCACTCGATCGACTTCCACGCCTCCAACCTGGCACCTGACATGCCCATGCGAACGATTGCACCGGGGGAGTCACTGGTCTACAAATTCGAGGCTACTCGCGCTGGTATTTGGATGTACCACTGCGGAACCATGCCCATGACCGCCCACATTGCCAACGGCATGGCCGGAGCCGTCATTATCGAGCCGGATAACCTGCCTGAGGTAGACAAGAGCTTTGTGATGATCCAGTCCGAGCTCTACCTAGGTGCCCAGGGCGAGCCCGTTGATATGGACAAGGTCGCCGCTGAGAAAGCCGACGTAGTCGCGTTCAACGGATACTCCAACCAGTATGTGGACCGTCCTGTCGAGGCAAAAGTAGGGGAGCGGGTGCGGATCTGGGTGCTCGATGTTGGGCCTTCTCGCGCTACCTCCTTCCATATTGTGGGTGGGCAATTTGACCGGGTGTGGTTTGAAGGAGCTTACATTTTGGGCGACGCCGATGCTCCTGCCGATGGCCGTCTTGGCGGTAGCCAGGCATTAGGACTGCAGGCAGCACAGGGTGGCTTTGTCGAATTAGTGTTTCCTGAAGCCGGTAACTACGCGATGGTCAACCACATCATGATCGATGCTGAACGTGGCGCTAAAGGCATCTTCCACATCACCAACTAGGCAGTCTTCATACCTACATACCGTTGTTATGCAGCTGAAAGGAAAAACGTGACACTTCCTGAGGTAATCGACTGGGATCCAACCTCTCCCCAGATCCAGCACAATGATAAGACCGCCTATGACGAGGTACGGGGGCGATGCCCGGTCGCACACGCAGCCAACGGCAGCTGGACGGTGTTGGCACACCCCGAGGCCCTTGAAGTGCTCCATCAGGATGGGGTCTACTCAAGCGCGGTTTCTCGCTACCCATCCGTGCCCAACGGTATGGACCTACCTGAACACACGTCGTTCCGACGGGTAGTCGACGAGTTCTACCACCCCGCTCGGATGCGCGCGTTTGAACACGTCTGCCGGCGGATTGTGCGCAATCTACTGCACCAAATTGTGCCAGGGCAGCAGCTCGACCTCATGGATACGTTTGCTCGACCGTTTGCCAATGAAGTGCAGTGCGCGTTCATGGGTTGGCCCAGTTCGCTCCACACTCCACTGCAGGAATGGGTTCACAAGAATCAGGTAGCAACCCGAGCACAAGATCGAGACGCCATGTCAGCGGTAGCGCTCGAATTTGACGGTGTTATCCGGGACCAACTCGCAGCCCGCCGGTCCGGGGAGATTCCGTTTCACGACGTAACGTGGGAACTCATGCAGGCCCGGGTGAACGATCGCGGTCTAACCGATGATGAGATTGTCTCAATTATTCGGAACTGGACGGTGGGGGAGTTAGGCACCATCGCGGCCAGCGTAGGCATCATGGCTAACTTCTTGGCCGAACGCCCCCACGAGGCAGACAACTTGCGGGAGCTGCTCAAGCAGGGCCGCGATCTTGCCTCTGCAACCGACGAGATTTTGCGGATCACTAGCCCCTTTATCTCTAGCCGACGCAAGACCACCGAGGCAGCTTACCTCGGCTCCCGGAGTATTCCCGCAGGCAGTAGGGTCAACGTGAATTGGGCATCGGCAAATCGGGATGAAACAGTATTTGGTGATCCAGATGTGTTCGACCTCAGCCGCGACCCAAGTGCCAATTTGTTATACGGGGCCGGTATTCACGTTTGCCCCGGGAAGCCCCTGGCCCAGTTGGAACTGAGAATCGTGTTGGAGGAACTCCTGACAACCTTCAGCCAATTCACTGTCACGACCACACCCACCCCAGCCCAGTTCCCAGCCAGTGGGTTCACCGTCCTAGAAATGATCCTGAGTTAGTCACCAAACTTGCCGCTGTGTGGGTGACCCTGAATTCATTGGGCCACCCACCCGTGCAGTATTGACTAGTTCTCTTGCATCTCGGTGAAGGCACCATCGCAGGCAAGGTCAAGCGCATCCGCACTGTCTTCCATATCCATGTTGATCTGGCCAATATCGCCAACGAGATCTTCGATAACCGCGATATCCTCGGCCGCGGTCATTTCCAGATCATTGTCGTAGATGGTCTGAATAGCACCGGTGAATACATCAACGGCACTGATCCATCCATCGACAGCTTCCTTGACTTCCTGGTTGTCCAGTTCGGCAGACAGCTCCTCAAAGTCCAACTGCATGGTGGTCATGAGATCGATAAGTTCAAGGTCTGAGTCCTGACCGTTAGCGATCATGTCATCACTTCGGTCTTTGTAAGCGGCGAGCGCACCGGTAACTAAGATGCACGCATCTTCGCGACTTTGGGGAGTTGGCGTCGGTTCGGAAGTGCAGGCGGACAGCGATACGGCGAGCAGGCCGCTCATCAGCAGTGCTGAGAACGATTTATTTGGCATAAGAGCCATGGGATTGTCCTTCGTTGTACTTTTCCCGTCAGAACATCTCCCACGGGGTCATACTTCCTAGCGCAAAAACAACTTTGGGTGGTTCGGTTAGTACCGAACCACCCAAAGAGTTATGTGGGCCGCAAACTACAGCCACTGACAATCAATTTGCGCAGGTCAAGATCACTTGATGTTGCAGAGCTTGTCGAGCTTTTCACCGGCAGCCTGCAGGTCAGCAGCCTGAGCTTCCATCTTCTTGGAAAACTCTTCCAACTTGTCCATAGCGGCAGGGTCAGCAAGCGCTTCAGGGTCAGAGAAGTCGACGCCCATGTCACCCATGCTCTTTGCAAAGTCCGCTACAACGTTGCGCATGCCCTCGGTAGCTTCTTTGACCTCAGCGTTGGAAACGTCCTTGAGGACCTTGTCTAAACCACTAACGATTGGGTCAAATGCGCCAGCGATGTCGCCTTCGCCACCGGACATGGAATCGGTAAGGGCGGTCTGCATTTCAGCGTTGACCGTCTCCATTTCGCCTTCTACGATCTTGCAAGCGTCAGCAACGCTTTGCCCGCCACCACAAGCAGCGAGAGACAGGGCTAGGCCAGCAGTAGCGACTAGACCGGCGAACCGAACAGTGTGCTTCTTCAGCATGTGAATAACTTTCTGTAGATCTCGGCTACCCCTACACAAAGTTTGTTTCAGGCCAGCTCTAAGGGTCGCAAGAATAGTAACGGGTGATCACGGGTTTTCAGCATTAAAAACTAAAATTTGCGGGATGAACTTCGACTCATTGGTTCTGATCAGGTGATTTACGGGAGTCATGGGGAGACCTCTCCATGGATAACCCAGATTACTGACGCTTTTGGCCTCTCTTGACGCCCCAAATAGCGAGTCCGCCAAATACCGCCAACCACACCACGAGGTTCAGGAGCAACATCCAAAACGAGTCAGATCCTTGACCATCCACTAATGTGCCTTCCATGTTGGGCCAACGCGCAAGCGCCACGTATCCGTAAAGGGGGGTAAATTTCGCAACTTCCAGCATCGTTCCCGTTAGCGGCATGAATACGTTGCCCACGAAGGACATAAGCACGAGGAAACCGGTCGCAACCCCCAACGCTGATTCACTCTTAAATAGCGCCGCAACCATGTAGCCAAATAATGCAAAGGTTGTAGCCCCAACTAGGGTCACCAGAAAACTCAACACCCAGACCCGCGCAGAATCAGCCTTTGCCCCGGCTAAATATCCGGTCAGATACACCAGGGCAATACTCAATGTGGTGATGCAGAGCGCGGTAACCACCTTCATTGCCACAACCATGGAGTTGCGCACGGGGGTAAGTGCCAACTGTCGGCCCCACCCCTGCATCTGTTCAAGCGCTGCCCCGCCGGCCACTGTGGTCGCCGCGAGAGCCCCACCATAGGCCGCCATTGAGGTCATGACATAAAAACTGACGTTAGCGTTCCCTGCCTGCTGGTCCGCATAAGACATGGAAACACCAAAAATGAGATACATGACCACGGGCATGAGCAACACAAACATGATGTTGCCCCAGTCCCGCACTTGGCGGACCAAGTCTATTCGCAGGTAAGTGACGTTCATTTGGTTGCTCCCGCGGTGAGGTTGAGGAAGGCGCTTTCAAGACTGGGAGCTTGGATCTCTAAGTCCGTGGCTGCATACTCGGTTAGGAGTTTCAGGGCCAACTGGTCTGAATCCGTCGTGGTGACGTGCAACCTGGTGCCCATGAAATCAGCCTCCTGGACGCCGTCCTCGCCACGAATTTTAGCGAGATCGAAATCCGTATGGTTTGTGATCGTGGCTGTTATCAGGCGACCGGCCGCAATCGCACGGATATGTGCGGTGGTGCCATCAGCAATAATCTTGCCCTCGCTGACCAAGACTGTCCGCTGCGCAAAAGCTTCAGCTTCTTCTAGGTAGTGCGTTGCAAAAACGATGGTCCGCCCCGAGTCGGCGTCTTCTTGCATCGCTGCCCAAAACTCTCGGCGTGCGCTGACGTCCATTCCAGCGGTTGGTTCATCCAAAATAATAAGATCCGGGTTGGGAAGTAAAGCGAGGGCAAACTTTAACCGCTGCTGTTCTCCACCGGAGCATTTGGACACCCTGCGGCGCGCAATCTTAGTCAAGTTCGCCCGCTCCAATACGTCTGCTACTCGATCCATGCAATTGTGCAAGGCTGCGATGGCCTGAACCGTTTCCAACACGGTCAGGTCCCGCAACAGTCCGCCCGTTTGCATGACCGCAGAGACTTTTCCACCGGCTATCGCTTGCTTTGGGCTCATGCCTAGCACTTCAATTTCGCCTGAATCCGGCTGTGTGAGCCCCAGGATCATATCGATCGTCGTTGTTTTTCCGGCCCCATTAGGACCCAAAAATGCCACGATCTCACCGGCCTGAATTTCCAGATCTATGCCCGCAACAGCGTGCACATCACCTGCATGACTTGAGAATGTCTTTGTCAGGCCTCGTGCCCTGATGCGTGCGAGGGAATCCGGTGACGCAGATGATAATGAAGGTTGAGATTTGAAAGCCCGCTGCGGTGTCATTTTTACATCATTGCGCAGAGTCCCGACGCTTGCACTGTGACCCGCCAAAGTTTCGCTGTGTTCATCGTGGCTGCAATGGTGGCCCCGCAACACCCGCATTTAGCCATCACACTTTGAATGATTGAAGGTTCATACCCCTAGGGGTATCCTGTCTGGGTGGCCCCAAAAGAATTCACCCAGGAGAACCTCAAAGATTACCTCGCACAGCCGGGGATAGTCCTGGCCGATTTTTGGGCTCCCTGGTGCGCGCCGTGCAACCGATTTGCGCCCATCTTTGAGGATGCAGCAAGTCGGCACCCGAACGTGATTTTTGGCAAGGTGAACACCGACCAACAGCAAGACTTGGCCAGGGTTTTTGGAATTACTTCCCTTCCAACGATCATTGCGTTCCGTGACGGCAAGGTGGTCTTTGATCAGCCCGGAACCATGACCGGTCGCAAGATTGATGAGTTGATTACCCAAGTCACACAGCTGGATCTATCTACTTCCAGCACGCCAACGACTGACACGCAAGCCACGGGGAGTTCAGTATGAGTGCTTCTTATCCAGCCACAGTAGGCCCCGTGGTCCGCATTCTCCGGGCTGTAGTTGCCCTGATCTTCTTGGGCATGGGACTGGAGTATCTGCACCAACCATTTTTGGCGATTATTTTGTTCGTCGCCGCGGTAGTTGTGGGCAGTTCCGTTTTCACGCGAAGTTGTGTTGGTATCTTTGCGCGGTTCTTGGAGCCTAAATCTGATGCGTAACATCCCACTGATTCTCCAAGAACTAGCCACTTGGCCGGCTCGGCGCTGGCTTACGGCAGCACTCGTTGCGGTGAGCACCGTCTTAATCGTTGCGATCCCTACCGCTATGATCCCCAACCCAATTTTCGCGCGCGAAATTGGCACAACAGCTTGGGCATGGCCGGTCTTGGTCCTCAATGCGCTCCTAGCCGGGCTGGTCACGGCCACATATGTGGCCCGCAAGGATTCTCAAACTCCCAATGACCGCGGCGGTAAGTTAGGCTCCGCTGGAGCCTTTGTCACCTTCTTTGCCGTGGGCTGCCCGGTTTGTAACAAGTTAGTACTGCTAGCCCTTGGTTATACCGGCGCGATCCAATTTTTTGGGCCTATTCAGCCCTATTTGGCGGTTGGTGCGATTGCACTTTTGGTTTGGGCTTTTGCCAGCAGGGTCCTCAAGGAGAACTCTTGCCCACTTCCTGCGTCCCAACCGGCGTAATACCTCCCCGGTTTGGCATGGAAATCTGCCTAGTATTGCGATATGAATCTACGGGCCGATGCCGCACGCAACAGGGAGAAATTGGTCGCCGCAGCGGAGATCGTTTTCGCTCAACACGGCGCGCAAGCCCCGTTGCAGTTGATCGCCGAGCAGGCCGGCCTGGGCAGAGGCACGCTTTACCGGCATTTCCCTGACCGTGAGGCCATAGTATTCGCGGTTTTTGAGGCACGCGTTATCGATTTTGAGTCAGTAGACAACGCGGATCCAGCAAACCCTTTATTGGCCGAGCAGATCCTTATTTCCATGTTAGACACTCAAGCCCGAACCCCGGGTTTGGTAAGTACCATCTTGGCCACGGGCAAATACACCGGCGAGTTAGACAGCCTAACGGATCGAATCTTGGAGAGTTTGAAACTACCGCTTCGGTCCGCCCAAGAAGGCGGCAGAATTCTTGACGAAGTCACCGGCCGTGATTTTCTGTTGGCCTGGTCCATGTTTGGTTGGGTCAGTTCCAATCCGTCGCAAGCAGGCCGCGGCCAACAAGCAGCACGTTCCCGCACGCTCCTTTTGCGATCATTACTCACTCCCACGGCCCTCACCGATTATCTGAGCTAGATAAGACAGACACTAACCAGCCACCTTGGCAAGCTTCTGTGCACCCCTAGCCGTTCGGATCGATCCGTCCTACAGTGAAGAGACACGGTTACCCGCATGGATGCGACCGTGAGATAGACACGGGCTCCCATCTGACAAGGAGGAAGTGCCATGAAACCGAACCCGGATACACCGAGTATCCAACTCGTCCCAACGCGTCCTATTGAACACCGCGTTGCACACTTAGAAGACACCATCTCTGACCCGGCAATGAACGATCTGCTTGGCCAAGATTGGGCCGGCGAGGGCGGCGCCTTATTAACCGGGCCAGTGAACTCTAAGAAAACCCGGCGGAGAAAGCGCAACAAGACCAACGCCTAATCCGATATTAGTGAAAGCCATGTCCACAACCCCATTAACACCTGTGGACATGGCTTTTCGTGTCCACCCACAGCTGTTTACAGGGCTGTGTATAACCCTCGGCATATCAAATACCGGCCCAACAACCCACGAATAGAGCATCCGGTACCTACTATGGGAGGCATCGAGAAGTTTTTGCGACCTGTTTCAACTTAACGGAGCCACGATGTCCCAGTTTCCCCCACCACCTGCCAATGACCCGAATGACCCCACCATGCAGTTCCCAACCCAGCAAAGTGGACCGGTGCCTCCGGTGCCCTACCAACCGCCCAGCCCATACCAGCCGGCCAGCCCGCAGGAAGCAGAAACCGCGTATATTCCGATGGTCCAGCAACCTGAGGCCCCGTACCAGCCAGAAACTCCGTACCAGCCAGAGTCCCAGTTCCCACCCGCACCCGGATTCCAAGAGCCCGGTCCTTACCAACCCGCAGGGGACTTCCAGCAGGCATCCGGCCAGTTTGGAAACTACAACGAAGCCCCGCCACTGACTCCAGAAGAGACAGTACGCAAGGACAAATCAAATAACTGGTTGGTTCCAGTTATCGTTGGTGTGCTTGCCCTGGGGATCGGTGGAGGT
It encodes the following:
- a CDS encoding helix-turn-helix domain-containing protein; translated protein: MNLRADAARNREKLVAAAEIVFAQHGAQAPLQLIAEQAGLGRGTLYRHFPDREAIVFAVFEARVIDFESVDNADPANPLLAEQILISMLDTQARTPGLVSTILATGKYTGELDSLTDRILESLKLPLRSAQEGGRILDEVTGRDFLLAWSMFGWVSSNPSQAGRGQQAARSRTLLLRSLLTPTALTDYLS
- a CDS encoding cytochrome P450 — translated: MTLPEVIDWDPTSPQIQHNDKTAYDEVRGRCPVAHAANGSWTVLAHPEALEVLHQDGVYSSAVSRYPSVPNGMDLPEHTSFRRVVDEFYHPARMRAFEHVCRRIVRNLLHQIVPGQQLDLMDTFARPFANEVQCAFMGWPSSLHTPLQEWVHKNQVATRAQDRDAMSAVALEFDGVIRDQLAARRSGEIPFHDVTWELMQARVNDRGLTDDEIVSIIRNWTVGELGTIAASVGIMANFLAERPHEADNLRELLKQGRDLASATDEILRITSPFISSRRKTTEAAYLGSRSIPAGSRVNVNWASANRDETVFGDPDVFDLSRDPSANLLYGAGIHVCPGKPLAQLELRIVLEELLTTFSQFTVTTTPTPAQFPASGFTVLEMILS
- a CDS encoding thioredoxin domain-containing protein, which produces MAPKEFTQENLKDYLAQPGIVLADFWAPWCAPCNRFAPIFEDAASRHPNVIFGKVNTDQQQDLARVFGITSLPTIIAFRDGKVVFDQPGTMTGRKIDELITQVTQLDLSTSSTPTTDTQATGSSV
- a CDS encoding multicopper oxidase domain-containing protein → MIPIAAPMTPPAKPITKKFWPLRDIPTAFWLVLLVFSTVIHQWVPAPRWLMLHLLFLGAITHAILVWSQHFAVALLHTPATEQDRRSQSWRLIFANLGTAIVVAGVLASLWPITSIGATLVGVAVVWHGINLFKKVRGALGSRFAFTVRYYIAAAIFLPLGAILGTLLSHGFADPTHAQVKLSHALLNILGWMGLTVLGTLVTLWPTMLRTKMLDSAITASQRALPLLVVSVLIAGAAAILGSLWIAALGLAGYLGGLLALIIPFAQTAKVKPPRTYATLSAGMGMLWFAGSLAYLLAGLIVGAIQGNSWEIAESYFAWIAPYLAAGFGAQILLGALSYLLPVSVSSGPASVRAANKAMDKGASFRIVAANGALIICLLPVPSLVRVLASVLYLAVMASFIVLIFFTSKAARIAKQEVAASGPAVVGIGPDGKRLPRPKVDDRPKGQRAGQAMMGGVAVVLTVVLGAALDPSALGSTALGMVNNSGQGTVAGGASPTQVAPNGKTETVAVEARDMKFFPNSIEVEPGTALMIELTNTDKADVHDLVLANGVKSGRLAPGASATMEIGVISANLEGWCSIIGHRQMGMTLDITVTGDDGDGSGSSEPPTMDHTAGMRPDGSAADDLDFMAPAAADFEAYDPALPKLPPRNADGSPTVHKETFEIIEKEMEVAPGVTQMLWTFNGIVPGPRLHGRVGDIFEITLVNNGSMGHSIDFHASNLAPDMPMRTIAPGESLVYKFEATRAGIWMYHCGTMPMTAHIANGMAGAVIIEPDNLPEVDKSFVMIQSELYLGAQGEPVDMDKVAAEKADVVAFNGYSNQYVDRPVEAKVGERVRIWVLDVGPSRATSFHIVGGQFDRVWFEGAYILGDADAPADGRLGGSQALGLQAAQGGFVELVFPEAGNYAMVNHIMIDAERGAKGIFHITN
- a CDS encoding ABC transporter ATP-binding protein; this translates as MHAVAGIDLEIQAGEIVAFLGPNGAGKTTTIDMILGLTQPDSGEIEVLGMSPKQAIAGGKVSAVMQTGGLLRDLTVLETVQAIAALHNCMDRVADVLERANLTKIARRRVSKCSGGEQQRLKFALALLPNPDLIILDEPTAGMDVSARREFWAAMQEDADSGRTIVFATHYLEEAEAFAQRTVLVSEGKIIADGTTAHIRAIAAGRLITATITNHTDFDLAKIRGEDGVQEADFMGTRLHVTTTDSDQLALKLLTEYAATDLEIQAPSLESAFLNLTAGATK
- a CDS encoding ABC transporter permease, with protein sequence MNVTYLRIDLVRQVRDWGNIMFVLLMPVVMYLIFGVSMSYADQQAGNANVSFYVMTSMAAYGGALAATTVAGGAALEQMQGWGRQLALTPVRNSMVVAMKVVTALCITTLSIALVYLTGYLAGAKADSARVWVLSFLVTLVGATTFALFGYMVAALFKSESALGVATGFLVLMSFVGNVFMPLTGTMLEVAKFTPLYGYVALARWPNMEGTLVDGQGSDSFWMLLLNLVVWLAVFGGLAIWGVKRGQKRQ